From one Acipenser ruthenus chromosome 21, fAciRut3.2 maternal haplotype, whole genome shotgun sequence genomic stretch:
- the LOC117964338 gene encoding sperm axonemal maintenance protein CFAP97D1-like yields the protein TYTLSHTPQQHCIQHRPIELCTRHCAYQPTVPASNKYLQKKWDQSRYEEHRRKVVKARPVVDTKGFQTPAHLHLKLKKLQLEEERLATIERDNHILSSKLSDIMRSKGLVDHRNSYPERSLNAEKRRQQLQEVNRVNQGILERITIQESEYRRQRWSPGTRTESPTSRGIRKCFFNKSQTSTRNRSQAACLNSDQANKVDSEH from the exons ACTtatacactctcacacactcctcAGCAACACTGCATTCAACACAGACCCATTGAACTGTGCACCAGGCACTGTGCTTACCAGCCCACAGTACCGGCATCGAACAAGTACCTGCAGAAGAAATGGGACCAGAGCAGGTACGAGGAGCACAGGCGCAAG GTTGTAAAAGCTAGACCAGTGGTGGACACCAAGGGATTCCAAACCCCTGCTCACCTCCACCTGAAACTTAAGAAATTACAG CTGGAAGAGGAGCGCCTGGCCACCATCGAGAGAGACAACCACATCTTGTCATCAAAACTGTCTGACATCATGAGGTCTAAGGGACTGGTGGACCATAGGAACAGCTACCCAGAGAGGAG CCTCAATGCAGAGAAGCGGAGGCAGCAGCTGCAGGAGGTGAACCGGGTTAACCAGGGCATCCTGGAGCGCATCACGATCCAAGAGTCCGAGTACCGGCGCCAGAGGTGGTCGCCAGGTACCCGCACAGAGTCACCAACCAGCAG AGGTATAAGAAAGTGCTTTTTCAACAAGTCACAGACCTCAACGAGAAACAGATCTCAAGCAGCTTGTCTGAACAGTGACCAGGCTAACAAAGTGGACAGTGAACACTGA
- the LOC117963055 gene encoding activating signal cointegrator 1-like, with protein MSESLLRWCQDKLIHNFGLDASDDIIQYILSIESAEEIEEYVGDLIQGTDGKKRQFIDELLEKWQRSRQRAPENVQLYRRNEEMDTEVSETMRGCDALKKSKRKGRNKQETMIYTEQAPGPDEVKTPIDLAKAQESSPSSSSSFKKKKFVSLYAKEGQDKLAILLPGRHPCECLAQKHKLINNCLTCGRIVCEQEGSGPCLFCGSLVCTKEEQEILQRDSNKSQKLRKKLMAGVERGCEGSEKDVLPHEEARMQAGLEKALQHKDKLLEFDKNSVRRTKVIDDESDYFSTDSNQWLSQAEREALRKRGEELRELRHASRQGRKITFDFAGQQILEEGEKMTEYYSKFDDTVHALNTGSLGQSSKPADRGPRQHLRELVNPNIIQAAPVWVDLNNPTPLRKPQSSQMKGSQSDPSAERTRLRIQDKELQEIADDGWCLSMHQPWASLLIKGIKRVEGRTWYSSHRGRLWIAAAGKRPTPQEISQVEASYRTMYKRVPEFPKDYPTGCLLGCVNMADCLSQEQFREQFPETCEESASPFVFMCSNPQELVVKFPMKGKHKIWKLEHHYHQGARKGLMRQTQAV; from the exons ATGTCGGAGTCGCTACTCCGTTGGTGTCAGGATAAGCTGATTCACAACTTTGGACTGGATGCCAGTGATGACATCATTCA GTACATTTTATCCATTGAAAGTGCAGAGGAGATTGAGGAGTATGTAGGAGACTTGATCCAGGGGACAGATGGAAAGAAGCGGCAGTTTATTGATGAGCTTCTGGAGAAATGGCAAAGGTCCCGCCAACGAGCTCCGGAAAACGTACAGCTGTACCGCAGAAACGAGGAGATGGACACAG AGGTTTCAGAGACGATGAGGGGCTGCGATGCACTGAAGAAATCCAAGCGGAAAGGGAGGAACAAACAGGAGACCATGATCTACACAGAACAAGCGCCTGGACCAGATGAGGTGAAGACACCCATAGATCTGGCCAAG GCACAGGAAAgcagcccctcctcctcctcctcctttaaGAAGAAGAAGTTTGTGAGTCTGTATGCGAAGGAAGGCCAGGACAAGCTGGCGATTCTTCTTCCAGGGCGCCACCCCTGCGAGTGCCTGGCACAGAAACACAAGCTCATCAACAACTGCCTGACATGCGGCCGCATCGTCTGTGAGCAGGAGGGCTCGGGACCCTGCCTTTTCTGTGGCAGCCTG GTTTGCACTAAAGAAGAACAGGAGATTCTGCAGCGGGACTCCAACAAAAGCCAGAAGCTTCGGAAGAAACTCATGGCAG GAGTGGAGCGGGGCTGTGAGGGTTCTGAGAAGGATGTCCTGCCCCACGAGGAGGCTCGCATGCAGGCAGGACTGGAGAAGGCCCTCCAGCACAAGGACAAGCTTCTAGAGTTTGACAAGAACAG cGTGCGTCGCACCAAGGTGATCGATGACGAATCGGATTACTTCTCCACGGACTCCAATCAGTGGCTGTCGCAGGCGGAGCGCGAGGCTCTGAGGAAGCGAGGGGAGGAGCTCCGGGAGCTGCGCCATGCCTCCCGCCAGGGCAGGAAGATCACTTTCGACTTCGCTGGGCAGCAGATCCTAGAGGAGGGGGAGAAGATGACCGAGTACTACAGCAA GTTTGATGACACGGTCCATGCTCTGAACACTGGGTCCCTGGGACAGAGCTCCAAGCCAGCTGACCGCGGCCCTCGACAGCACCTGCGAGAGCTGGTTAACCCCAATATTATTCAGGCTGCACCAGTG TGGGTGGACCTGAACAACCCCACGCCCCTCAGGAAGCCACAGAGCTCTCAGATGAAGGGCTCTCAGAGTGACCCCAGCGCTGAGCGCACCCGGCTGAGGATCCAGGACAAGGAGCTGCAGGAGATCGCTGACGACGGCTGGTGTCTCAGCATGCACCAGCCCTGGGCTTCCCTGCTTATCAAGGGAATCAAGAG GGTGGAAGGCAGGACCTGGTACTCGTCACACAGGGGTCGTCTGTGGATCGCAGCCGCAGGGAAGAGGCCCACTCCACAGGAGATCTCCCAGGTTGAAGCCTCTTACAGGACAATGTACAAAAGAG TCCCTGAATTTCCCAAAGATTACCCTACAGGATGCCTTCTCGGGTGTGTGAATATGGCAGACTGTCTGTCACAGGAGCAGTTCAGAGAACAG